In Dehalococcoidia bacterium, a single genomic region encodes these proteins:
- the lysS gene encoding lysine--tRNA ligase — translation MPERGDEIFQQRLTKLERIRSRGIDPYPPRYARTHTAQEALALFAQHEKSASAGASAPRVSVAGRVTAMRRMGKAIFLDVRDGSGRIQAYLRKDKINEQAFGLVDDLDLGDFLGVQGTLFRTRAGEITVEASGLTILTKSLLSLPEKWHGLKDTETRYRQRYLDLIASDEVRRIFRTRSAIVSAMRRFLEGKGFLEVETPILLSVAAGANARPFLTHHNALDRDLYLRIALELHLKRLVVGGLDSVFEIGRVFRNEGIDLMHNPEFTLMECYQAYADYNDMMRLVEEMVSAIAQEVLGTTQVKVGEHTLELAPPWPRLPLRQTLHDRSGIDIEKHADLASLAAEATRRGVTAVGTATSWGRLVDKLLSEYVEPTLVQPTFLVDYPVEMSPLAKRKPDDPRYVERFEAFIAKREMANAFTELNDPVDQRARFEEQERLRREQGDEETDRLDEDFLVAIEHGMPPTGGLGMGVDRLVMLLLGQESIREVVLFPQLRSR, via the coding sequence ATGCCAGAGCGCGGCGACGAGATATTTCAGCAGCGCCTCACCAAGCTGGAGCGCATTCGAAGCCGCGGCATTGACCCCTATCCTCCCCGGTACGCCCGCACGCACACGGCCCAGGAGGCGCTCGCCCTCTTCGCGCAGCACGAGAAATCAGCCTCCGCGGGCGCGTCCGCGCCACGGGTCAGCGTCGCGGGGCGGGTGACCGCCATGCGCCGCATGGGCAAGGCCATCTTCCTTGACGTGCGCGACGGCTCCGGACGCATCCAGGCGTACCTTCGCAAAGACAAGATCAACGAGCAGGCGTTCGGCCTCGTTGACGACCTCGACCTGGGCGACTTCCTGGGCGTGCAGGGCACGCTGTTCCGCACGCGCGCCGGGGAGATCACCGTCGAAGCGTCCGGCCTCACCATCCTGACCAAGTCGCTGCTCTCGCTGCCGGAGAAGTGGCACGGCCTCAAGGATACGGAGACGCGCTATCGGCAGCGCTATCTTGACCTCATCGCCAGCGACGAGGTTCGGCGCATCTTCCGCACCCGCTCGGCCATCGTCTCCGCCATGCGCCGCTTCCTGGAGGGCAAGGGCTTCCTGGAGGTGGAGACGCCCATCCTGCTGTCCGTCGCCGCGGGCGCCAACGCCCGGCCCTTCCTCACGCACCACAACGCCCTCGACCGCGACCTGTACCTGCGCATTGCGCTGGAGCTGCACCTGAAGCGGCTCGTGGTGGGCGGCCTGGACAGCGTCTTCGAGATAGGGCGGGTGTTCCGCAACGAGGGCATTGACCTGATGCACAACCCGGAGTTCACGCTCATGGAGTGCTATCAGGCCTACGCCGACTACAACGACATGATGCGGCTGGTGGAGGAGATGGTCAGCGCCATCGCGCAAGAGGTGCTGGGGACGACGCAGGTCAAGGTGGGCGAGCACACGCTGGAGCTTGCGCCGCCGTGGCCGCGTCTGCCGCTGCGGCAGACGCTCCACGATCGCAGCGGCATTGACATCGAGAAGCACGCGGACCTGGCCTCGCTCGCCGCCGAGGCGACCCGTCGCGGCGTCACCGCAGTCGGCACGGCGACAAGCTGGGGGCGGCTCGTGGACAAGCTGCTCTCCGAGTACGTGGAGCCGACGCTCGTCCAGCCCACGTTCCTCGTTGACTATCCGGTGGAGATGTCGCCGCTGGCGAAGCGGAAGCCGGATGACCCGCGCTACGTGGAGCGCTTCGAGGCGTTCATCGCGAAGCGGGAGATGGCGAACGCGTTCACGGAATTAAACGACCCCGTTGACCAGCGCGCGCGGTTCGAGGAGCAGGAGCGGCTGCGTCGGGAGCAGGGCGACGAGGAGACGGACCGGCTGGACGAGGACTTCCTGGTTGCGATAGAGCACGGCATGCCGCCGACGGGCGGGCTGGGCATGGGCGTGGACCGGCTCGTGATGCTGCTGCTGGGCCAGGAGTCCATCCGCGAGGTGGTGCTGTTCCCACAGTTGCGGAGCAGATAG